In one Roseburia intestinalis L1-82 genomic region, the following are encoded:
- a CDS encoding ATP-binding protein, which yields MLTGTALMNELVDELNELKLSTMAATLDDLYHRPGFLEMDRLTLIAELIGPQFQEKVSTTLKNRLTAAHLKGSPEELADCVDSDKREYLPAGITEVLFSLDFIERGYNLCILGESDAGKSYLAKAIGIKACNRYNVGYFHSEELLESMVALKEQDYDKYARKMKKYLKWELIILDDFLLHTITDEREIKILFELLEKRNEQRKSTIVCSQRDPDNWKAMILNDEVSANSIMKRATKHYTIKINTR from the coding sequence ATGCTTACAGGAACCGCTCTCATGAACGAGCTTGTCGATGAACTGAATGAGCTTAAACTTTCAACAATGGCAGCCACCTTAGATGATCTGTATCACAGACCCGGCTTTTTAGAGATGGATCGTCTCACGCTTATTGCAGAACTGATTGGTCCGCAGTTTCAGGAAAAAGTCAGTACGACACTGAAGAATCGGCTGACAGCAGCTCATCTGAAAGGATCTCCGGAGGAATTGGCGGATTGTGTGGACTCTGACAAGCGTGAGTATCTGCCTGCAGGTATAACCGAGGTGCTTTTTTCCCTTGACTTTATCGAAAGAGGCTATAATCTCTGCATTCTAGGAGAATCAGATGCTGGAAAGTCTTATCTTGCCAAAGCTATCGGCATAAAGGCCTGCAACCGGTATAACGTCGGTTACTTCCACAGCGAGGAGCTTCTGGAAAGCATGGTAGCCCTTAAAGAACAGGATTATGATAAATATGCTCGCAAGATGAAGAAGTATCTCAAATGGGAACTGATCATCCTAGATGATTTCCTGCTCCACACGATCACTGACGAACGGGAAATAAAAATCCTGTTCGAGCTGCTCGAAAAGAGGAACGAACAGAGAAAAAGCACTATCGTATGCTCCCAGCGTGATCCGGATAACTGGAAAGCAATGATTCTCAACGATGAGGTATCTGCTAATTCCATTATGAAGAGAGCCACAAAGCACTACACTATCAAGATCAACACACGATAA